A window of the Streptomyces luomodiensis genome harbors these coding sequences:
- a CDS encoding glycoside hydrolase family 3 N-terminal domain-containing protein, protein MGRLRRRTLLTAASGTVAVGIAGGGTARADEGSAGTGGAASADGAGGGGGRKGGPYDAKVRALLGRMTVDEKLGQLQQLSWTGDTGPGGGQTAEAEEAARKGKLGSVLNVYGAKSTNALQRIAVEESRLGIPLLFGLDVIHGFWTTFPIPLAQASSFDPAVSERDGEVSAKEARSNGVHWTFSPMMDVTHEPRWGRIAEGSGEDTYLAAAFAAAKTRGYQGDREAGGLAAKDRVAACAKHFVAYGGAEGGRDYNTVDVSEAKLRNVYLPPFKAALDAGVATVMASFNTISGVPAHGNQHTLTDILKKEWGFDGFVVSDYTGIQELIAHGFAADGADAGRLALGAGVDMEMVSTHLVDHGRKLLKSGRITVGRLDDAVARILRLKFELGLFDHPYVDEDSAITEPSKAARSAARKAAARSMVLLKNDQEALPLSPSVGSVAVVGPFADSTDLHGTWSGPGAQKFPAVTVADAVRAAAPKAKVTAVKGVDAEGKDTSGVQDAVAAAKAADVTVVVVGEPPAWSGEASSRSDITLPGAQEELISAIAGTGKPFVVVLVNGRPLTVGGWLDSAPAVLEAWHPGIEAGHAIADVLFGTVNPGGKLPVTFPRTVGQVPIYYNHENTGRPYDADNKYTSKYLDLAHGPQFAFGHGLSYTSFSVGEPKASTRRISAGALRKGDTVEVAVSVRNTGERAGDEVVQLYLHDPVASIVQPVRRLRGFRRVSLEAGKSTTVRFRLRAEDFGFWTNDTGGTFVLEKGDVDIYVGNSSLATNKTSLTIA, encoded by the coding sequence ATGGGTCGTTTGCGCAGGCGCACTCTCCTCACCGCCGCCAGTGGAACCGTCGCCGTCGGCATCGCCGGCGGCGGGACGGCGCGGGCGGACGAAGGGTCGGCAGGGACGGGCGGGGCGGCCTCCGCCGACGGCGCCGGCGGAGGCGGAGGCCGGAAGGGCGGGCCGTACGATGCGAAGGTCCGGGCGCTGCTGGGGCGGATGACCGTCGATGAGAAGCTCGGACAGCTCCAGCAGCTGTCCTGGACCGGCGACACCGGTCCCGGCGGTGGGCAGACCGCGGAGGCGGAGGAGGCCGCCCGCAAAGGAAAGCTCGGGTCGGTGCTGAACGTCTACGGGGCGAAGTCCACCAACGCGCTCCAGCGCATCGCGGTCGAGGAGTCGCGGCTCGGCATCCCGCTGCTGTTCGGCCTGGACGTCATCCACGGCTTCTGGACGACATTCCCCATCCCGCTCGCCCAGGCGTCGAGCTTCGACCCCGCCGTGTCCGAACGCGACGGAGAAGTGTCGGCGAAGGAGGCCCGGTCGAACGGGGTGCACTGGACGTTCTCCCCGATGATGGACGTCACCCACGAGCCGCGCTGGGGCCGGATCGCGGAGGGCAGCGGTGAGGACACGTATCTCGCCGCGGCCTTCGCGGCGGCCAAGACACGCGGCTACCAGGGGGACCGCGAGGCCGGTGGGCTCGCCGCGAAGGACCGGGTCGCGGCGTGCGCCAAGCACTTCGTGGCGTACGGGGGCGCCGAGGGCGGCCGGGACTACAACACCGTGGACGTGTCCGAGGCGAAGCTCCGCAACGTCTACCTCCCGCCGTTCAAGGCCGCCCTGGACGCCGGTGTGGCGACCGTCATGGCGTCCTTCAACACCATCAGCGGGGTCCCGGCACACGGCAACCAGCACACGCTGACCGACATCCTCAAGAAGGAGTGGGGGTTCGACGGGTTCGTCGTCAGCGACTACACCGGCATCCAGGAGCTGATCGCCCATGGCTTCGCCGCCGACGGAGCCGACGCCGGGCGGCTGGCGCTGGGCGCCGGGGTGGACATGGAGATGGTCAGCACCCACCTCGTCGACCACGGCCGAAAGCTCCTCAAGAGCGGGCGGATCACGGTCGGCCGCCTGGACGACGCGGTGGCCCGCATCCTGCGTCTGAAGTTCGAGCTGGGGCTCTTCGACCACCCGTACGTCGACGAGGACAGCGCGATCACCGAGCCGTCGAAGGCAGCGCGGAGCGCGGCCCGGAAGGCGGCCGCGCGTTCCATGGTGCTGCTGAAGAACGACCAGGAAGCACTGCCGCTGAGCCCCTCCGTCGGCTCGGTCGCGGTCGTCGGCCCGTTCGCCGACTCCACCGACCTGCACGGCACCTGGTCCGGGCCCGGGGCCCAGAAGTTCCCCGCCGTCACCGTGGCCGACGCGGTACGGGCGGCGGCCCCGAAGGCGAAGGTCACCGCCGTCAAGGGAGTGGATGCCGAGGGCAAGGACACCTCGGGGGTGCAGGACGCGGTCGCGGCGGCCAAGGCGGCGGACGTCACGGTGGTCGTGGTCGGTGAGCCCCCGGCGTGGAGCGGCGAGGCGAGCTCGCGCAGCGACATCACACTTCCCGGGGCGCAGGAGGAGCTGATCTCGGCCATCGCGGGGACCGGCAAGCCGTTCGTCGTCGTGCTGGTCAACGGACGGCCCCTCACCGTGGGCGGCTGGCTGGACTCCGCGCCCGCCGTACTGGAGGCGTGGCACCCGGGGATCGAGGCCGGCCACGCCATCGCCGATGTGCTGTTCGGCACGGTCAACCCGGGCGGCAAGCTGCCGGTCACGTTCCCGCGCACGGTCGGTCAGGTCCCGATCTACTACAACCACGAGAACACCGGCCGCCCGTACGACGCCGACAACAAATACACCTCGAAGTACCTGGACCTCGCCCACGGGCCGCAGTTCGCGTTCGGGCACGGTCTGAGTTACACCTCGTTCAGCGTGGGCGAGCCGAAGGCGAGCACCCGACGCATCTCGGCCGGCGCGTTGCGCAAGGGCGACACGGTCGAGGTCGCGGTGTCCGTGCGCAACACCGGCGAACGGGCGGGCGATGAGGTCGTACAGCTGTACCTGCACGACCCGGTGGCGAGCATCGTGCAGCCGGTGCGCAGGTTGCGCGGGTTCCGCAGGGTCTCCCTGGAGGCCGGGAAGAGCACCACCGTCCGGTTCCGCCTCCGGGCCGAGGACTTCGGCTTCTGGACGAACGACACGGGTGGAACGTTCGTGTTGGAGAAGGGGGATGTGGACATCTACGTGGGCAACAGCTCGCTCGCCACGAACAAGACGAGCCTGACGATCGCGTAA
- a CDS encoding class I SAM-dependent methyltransferase, translating into MTALSRAHSFNAAAAQYAAYRPSYPPAVLDAVQEFIGRPLAGARVADIGAGTGIATVLLRERGADVIAVEPGAGMAAQFRRTLPDVPVVRGDGNALPLADGSCDLVTYAQSWHWTDTGRSVPEALRVLRPGGALAVWWNTTAFDVPWIAAQHERIATHCGVRPTDRRRPDDNRAAQLAGLSGLHFTRRQVRWSRAVPLDTHLANITSHSAFLVLGEAGIQSFLAAERDRLHEVFPDGTVEETYLVDLLVAARQRR; encoded by the coding sequence ATGACCGCTCTCTCGCGTGCCCACTCGTTCAACGCGGCCGCCGCGCAGTACGCCGCGTACCGCCCGTCGTACCCGCCCGCCGTCCTCGACGCCGTCCAGGAGTTCATCGGACGTCCCCTCGCGGGCGCCCGCGTCGCCGACATCGGCGCGGGCACCGGAATCGCCACCGTCCTGTTGCGCGAGCGCGGCGCCGATGTGATCGCCGTCGAACCGGGTGCGGGCATGGCCGCCCAGTTCCGCCGCACGCTCCCGGATGTCCCGGTCGTGCGGGGCGACGGCAATGCCCTGCCGCTGGCCGACGGCTCCTGTGACCTGGTCACGTACGCGCAGTCCTGGCACTGGACCGATACCGGCCGGTCCGTTCCCGAGGCGTTGCGCGTCCTGCGCCCGGGTGGCGCGCTGGCGGTCTGGTGGAACACCACCGCCTTCGACGTACCGTGGATCGCCGCCCAGCACGAGCGCATCGCAACGCACTGCGGGGTGAGGCCGACTGACCGGAGGCGACCGGACGACAACCGTGCCGCGCAGCTCGCGGGCCTCTCCGGTCTGCATTTCACGCGCCGTCAGGTGCGATGGAGCCGCGCCGTGCCCCTCGACACCCACCTCGCCAACATCACCAGCCACTCGGCGTTCCTCGTGCTCGGCGAGGCCGGTATCCAGTCGTTCCTCGCCGCCGAGCGTGATCGCCTCCACGAGGTCTTCCCGGACGGGACGGTGGAGGAGACCTACCTGGTGGACCTCCTGGTGGCCGCCCGACAGCGGCGATAG
- a CDS encoding response regulator transcription factor — MTLRVLLADDQALLRDAFRILLDTAEDITVVGEAADGREAVRLTRELRPDVVIMDIRMPEVDGLTATSEICADPELRTSRILILTTYETDEYVAQALRAGAGGFIGKGIGAEALLDAVRTIADGDTLLSPAATRSLVARFLATPEGAPPHHPEQLAVLTPREREMVALVATGLSNQEIAERMFLSPFTVRAHVQRAMTKLEARDRAQLVVIAYRTGLAHAAPDGGTDRPS, encoded by the coding sequence GTGACGCTCCGGGTACTGCTCGCCGACGATCAAGCCCTGCTGCGCGATGCCTTCCGGATACTTCTCGACACCGCCGAGGACATCACCGTGGTCGGTGAGGCCGCCGACGGCAGGGAGGCGGTGAGACTGACCCGGGAGCTGCGCCCGGACGTGGTGATCATGGACATCCGTATGCCCGAGGTGGACGGTCTCACCGCCACGTCGGAGATCTGCGCGGACCCGGAACTGCGTACCAGCCGCATCCTGATCCTCACCACCTACGAGACCGACGAGTACGTCGCCCAGGCGCTGCGCGCGGGGGCCGGCGGCTTCATCGGCAAGGGCATCGGGGCCGAGGCCCTGCTGGACGCCGTGCGTACGATCGCCGACGGCGACACTCTTCTGTCCCCCGCCGCGACCCGCTCCTTGGTCGCCCGTTTCCTGGCCACGCCGGAGGGCGCTCCGCCGCACCACCCCGAACAGCTCGCCGTGCTCACCCCGCGCGAACGCGAGATGGTGGCTCTGGTCGCGACCGGCCTGTCCAACCAGGAGATCGCCGAGCGGATGTTCCTCAGCCCCTTCACCGTCCGCGCCCACGTGCAGCGCGCCATGACGAAGCTGGAGGCCCGCGACCGGGCGCAACTCGTCGTCATCGCCTACCGGACGGGCCTGGCCCACGCCGCCCCCGACGGCGGCACCGACCGCCCGTCGTAG
- a CDS encoding MMPL family transporter — protein sequence MATFLYRIGRWAFRRRRLVGGLWLGVLVLALAAAAMAPEGKEEDLSMPGTESQKAFDLLDERFPESNSQGAEARLVFRAPAGQRVTARENKTAVEDTLGSLDGGDQVASATDPYETGDVSEDGTIAYSTITYTADAVDLTEPTKNALEDAANQARDAGLTVEIGGSALDADEAPGGTTEIIGVAVAAVVLVLALGSVVAAGLSLLTAFVGVAVAFGLVSALAVPLGLTSTVAILALMLGLAVGIDYALFITSRFRDERARGSEPEEAAGRAVGTAGSAVVFAGATVFIALVGLGVVGIPELTKMGMGGAGAVALAVLVALTLVPALFGFFGRRVLSRAVRKAPSYRRSGGERPRPAPTAAGRAGLGTRWARFVLRRPAAVLLTAGLGLGAVALPALSLELGLPGDESKSVETTQRRAYDLLSEGFGPGFNGPLTVVVDTSASSGSGDTRTTTDLVATTVRGVDGVASVGDPVLSRTKDTAVLTVVPRTAPNSGETKDLVHAIRGAVSGVEAETGAGILVTGTTAMNIDISEAMSDALIPYLTVVIGLAVLLLMVVFRSVLVPVKAALGFLLSVGAAFGVLVAVFQWGWAADLAGIEQTGPVMSLMPILIIGIVFGLAMDYEVFLLTRMREAYVHGASPGEAIVGGFRHSGRVVAAAAIIMVSVFAGFIGMSSPTIQTMGVGLAAAVAFDAFVVRMAIAPAVMALLGHRAWWLPRILNRVLPNVDIEGEALSRHVPASATAPDAAVPRLPVGRDLP from the coding sequence GTGGCGACCTTTCTTTACCGGATCGGACGGTGGGCCTTCCGGCGGCGCCGGCTCGTGGGTGGTCTGTGGCTGGGTGTCCTGGTGCTGGCCCTCGCCGCGGCCGCCATGGCGCCGGAGGGGAAGGAAGAGGACCTCTCCATGCCCGGCACCGAGTCGCAGAAGGCGTTCGACCTGCTGGACGAGCGCTTCCCCGAAAGCAACTCCCAGGGTGCCGAGGCCCGTTTGGTGTTCCGGGCCCCGGCCGGGCAGCGGGTGACGGCCAGGGAGAACAAGACGGCCGTCGAGGACACGCTCGGCTCGCTGGACGGGGGAGATCAGGTCGCGTCGGCCACCGACCCCTATGAGACCGGCGATGTCAGCGAGGACGGCACCATCGCCTACTCCACGATCACCTACACCGCGGACGCCGTCGACCTGACCGAGCCGACGAAGAATGCCCTCGAGGACGCCGCGAACCAGGCCCGGGACGCCGGGCTGACCGTGGAGATCGGCGGCTCGGCCCTGGATGCGGACGAGGCACCGGGCGGTACGACGGAGATCATCGGCGTGGCGGTGGCGGCGGTGGTGCTGGTCCTCGCCCTCGGGTCGGTGGTCGCGGCCGGATTGTCGCTGCTGACCGCCTTCGTGGGCGTGGCCGTCGCCTTCGGCCTGGTCTCCGCGCTGGCCGTTCCGCTGGGCCTGACGTCCACCGTCGCCATCCTGGCGTTGATGCTGGGGCTGGCGGTCGGCATCGACTACGCACTCTTCATCACCTCCCGCTTCCGCGACGAGCGCGCCCGGGGCAGCGAGCCGGAGGAGGCCGCCGGCCGGGCGGTGGGCACGGCCGGTTCCGCCGTCGTCTTCGCCGGCGCGACCGTCTTCATCGCCCTGGTCGGGCTGGGGGTCGTCGGAATCCCCGAACTCACCAAGATGGGCATGGGCGGCGCGGGCGCCGTGGCCCTTGCCGTACTCGTCGCACTGACCTTGGTCCCCGCGCTGTTCGGCTTCTTCGGTCGCCGGGTACTGTCCCGCGCCGTCCGCAAGGCACCCTCGTATCGCCGCTCGGGAGGCGAGCGCCCGCGCCCGGCGCCCACCGCGGCCGGCCGGGCCGGGCTCGGCACCCGCTGGGCGCGGTTCGTGCTGCGCCGGCCGGCCGCCGTGCTGCTGACCGCCGGACTCGGTCTCGGCGCCGTCGCGCTACCGGCGCTGAGCCTCGAACTCGGGCTGCCCGGAGACGAGTCCAAGTCGGTGGAGACCACCCAGCGCCGTGCCTACGACCTGCTGTCAGAAGGCTTCGGCCCCGGCTTCAACGGCCCGTTGACCGTGGTCGTGGACACATCGGCGTCTTCGGGGTCCGGGGACACCCGGACCACCACGGACCTGGTCGCCACGACCGTACGGGGAGTGGACGGGGTCGCCTCGGTCGGTGATCCGGTGCTCAGCCGGACCAAGGACACCGCCGTCCTCACCGTCGTCCCGCGGACCGCGCCGAACAGCGGCGAGACCAAGGACCTGGTGCACGCGATCCGGGGCGCGGTCTCCGGCGTCGAGGCCGAAACGGGCGCCGGCATCCTGGTGACCGGCACCACCGCGATGAACATCGACATCTCCGAAGCCATGTCCGACGCCCTCATCCCCTATCTGACCGTGGTCATCGGGCTGGCGGTGCTCCTGCTGATGGTGGTCTTCCGCTCGGTCCTGGTCCCGGTCAAGGCCGCGCTCGGCTTCCTGCTGTCGGTGGGTGCCGCGTTCGGCGTCCTGGTCGCCGTCTTCCAGTGGGGCTGGGCGGCGGACCTGGCCGGCATCGAGCAGACCGGACCGGTCATGTCGCTGATGCCGATTCTCATCATCGGCATCGTGTTCGGCCTCGCCATGGATTACGAGGTCTTCCTCCTCACCCGGATGCGGGAGGCCTACGTCCATGGCGCGTCCCCGGGCGAGGCGATCGTGGGCGGTTTCCGGCACAGCGGACGGGTGGTGGCCGCGGCGGCGATCATCATGGTCAGCGTGTTCGCCGGATTCATCGGGATGAGCAGCCCCACCATCCAGACGATGGGCGTCGGCCTGGCCGCCGCCGTCGCCTTCGACGCCTTCGTGGTCAGGATGGCGATCGCACCCGCGGTCATGGCACTGCTCGGCCACCGGGCCTGGTGGCTGCCCCGTATCCTGAACCGTGTGCTGCCGAATGTGGATATCGAGGGTGAGGCACTGAGCAGGCATGTCCCGGCCTCCGCGACCGCGCCGGACGCAGCGGTGCCGCGGCTCCCCGTCGGCCGGGACCTGCCATGA
- a CDS encoding AI-2E family transporter, whose amino-acid sequence MPAMLSSTKTRAALRASARTSLDVLLVLVMAAAALWLLGQMWSVVWPLVVGLLLTTLTWPLARFLRGHGWPPALAAATVTVLFLLVAAGVVALIAVPVAAQSGELTDGVTEGIHQVRQWAAGPPLNIGDDQIDKAADAAVARLQDSAGTVVTAAVTGLSTVVDGLVTAVLALFLMFFFLKDGPRFLPWLSRQLPGRLATDIPVVAARGWDTLSAFVRSQAFVGLLDAVCIGLGLWALGVPLVLPLAVLTFVSAFVPIVGALFAGAVAVLIALVFNGVTDALIALAIIVVVQQLEGNVFQPMIQSRGLGLHAAVILLAVTLGGSLAGIVGSLLAVPVAALIGVVWNYLREQLSTPAHEPETDEQHTDGAVPA is encoded by the coding sequence ATGCCCGCCATGTTGAGTTCAACGAAAACCCGTGCCGCGCTCCGCGCATCGGCGCGTACATCCCTTGATGTGCTTCTCGTCCTTGTGATGGCCGCGGCGGCCCTGTGGCTTCTGGGCCAGATGTGGTCGGTCGTCTGGCCACTCGTCGTCGGCCTGCTCCTGACCACACTGACCTGGCCCCTGGCCCGTTTTCTGCGCGGGCACGGGTGGCCGCCCGCCCTGGCCGCGGCGACCGTGACCGTGCTGTTCCTCCTGGTCGCCGCGGGCGTCGTGGCGCTGATCGCGGTACCGGTGGCCGCCCAGTCCGGGGAACTGACCGATGGTGTGACCGAAGGCATCCACCAGGTGCGCCAGTGGGCCGCCGGGCCGCCGTTGAACATCGGCGACGACCAGATCGACAAGGCCGCCGACGCCGCGGTCGCCCGTCTCCAGGACAGTGCCGGCACCGTGGTCACCGCTGCCGTCACGGGGTTGAGCACCGTGGTCGACGGTCTGGTCACCGCCGTTCTGGCGCTCTTCTTGATGTTCTTCTTCCTCAAGGACGGCCCGCGGTTCCTGCCGTGGCTCAGCCGTCAACTGCCCGGCCGGCTCGCCACCGACATCCCGGTCGTGGCCGCACGCGGTTGGGACACGCTGAGCGCCTTCGTGCGGTCCCAGGCATTCGTCGGCCTGCTCGACGCCGTCTGCATCGGACTCGGCCTGTGGGCTCTGGGGGTACCCCTGGTCCTCCCGCTGGCGGTCCTGACCTTTGTCTCCGCCTTTGTGCCGATCGTGGGTGCCCTGTTCGCGGGTGCGGTCGCGGTGCTCATCGCGTTGGTGTTCAACGGTGTGACGGACGCTCTGATCGCACTGGCGATCATTGTCGTGGTGCAGCAACTCGAGGGCAACGTGTTCCAGCCCATGATCCAAAGCCGTGGACTCGGCCTGCACGCGGCGGTGATCCTGCTGGCGGTGACGCTGGGCGGGAGCCTGGCCGGCATCGTGGGCAGTCTGCTCGCCGTACCGGTGGCCGCGCTGATCGGGGTGGTCTGGAACTATCTGCGCGAGCAGCTCAGTACCCCGGCGCATGAGCCGGAGACCGACGAGCAGCACACCGATGGCGCCGTCCCGGCGTAA
- a CDS encoding PP2C family protein-serine/threonine phosphatase, whose translation MGDDKDEKTLLDRLTLLADAGTALASTLDLLEGLRRACQVLTGRLGDWCVVDLLDERGRLERAVVSHRTPHVLPPGGYEGPLPPVPQNATGPLPRVLHGAGPLLLADIPPASRAADPLHARQLELFEQLGARSAVVTPLRARREVLGAMTVARTDPAHPFTEDDFPLIENLVRSLALQVDNARLHEQTQRIAERFQRDLLPDLPHVGDLQIATRYTTAQSIAQVGGDWYDVFVLPQGDTVLVIGDVTGHDLQAAIAMSALRNMLRGIAVDRQEPPGEVLRRLDIATHTLNQEATATCIYGLVKRPGEGGLWGLHHASAGHLPPLLTTAEGDTHYLETGAGLMIGVDPAHQRPTAFDDLPAHSTVLLYTDGLIERRSESLDQGLTRLRQHTAALSREPLDTFCDELLTGLAADTSDDAALLAVRPAPPADT comes from the coding sequence ATGGGCGATGACAAGGACGAGAAGACCCTGCTGGACCGTCTCACTCTGCTGGCGGATGCCGGAACGGCACTGGCCAGCACGCTGGACCTGCTGGAGGGGCTGCGGCGAGCGTGCCAGGTGCTGACCGGGCGGCTGGGCGACTGGTGCGTGGTCGACCTGCTGGACGAACGCGGCCGGCTGGAGCGGGCCGTCGTGTCCCACCGCACCCCCCATGTGTTGCCTCCCGGCGGATACGAAGGGCCGCTTCCGCCGGTGCCGCAGAACGCCACCGGGCCACTGCCGCGGGTGCTGCACGGGGCGGGCCCGCTGCTGCTCGCCGACATCCCCCCGGCGAGCCGGGCAGCCGATCCGCTGCACGCCCGGCAACTGGAACTGTTCGAGCAACTGGGCGCGCGGAGCGCCGTCGTCACCCCGCTGCGGGCCCGGCGCGAGGTGCTCGGCGCCATGACCGTGGCCCGCACCGACCCCGCCCACCCCTTCACCGAGGACGATTTCCCGCTCATCGAGAACCTGGTCCGCAGCTTGGCGCTCCAGGTGGACAACGCACGGCTGCACGAGCAGACCCAGCGCATCGCCGAGCGCTTCCAGCGCGACCTGTTGCCCGATCTGCCGCATGTCGGCGACCTCCAGATCGCCACCCGCTACACGACCGCGCAGAGCATCGCGCAGGTCGGCGGTGACTGGTACGACGTCTTCGTCCTGCCGCAGGGCGACACCGTCCTGGTCATCGGCGATGTCACCGGCCACGACCTGCAAGCGGCCATCGCCATGAGCGCCTTGCGCAATATGCTGCGCGGAATCGCCGTGGACCGCCAAGAGCCTCCCGGTGAGGTTCTGCGCCGCCTGGACATCGCCACCCACACGCTGAACCAGGAGGCGACCGCCACGTGCATCTACGGCCTGGTCAAACGCCCCGGGGAAGGCGGCCTGTGGGGTCTGCACCACGCCTCCGCCGGGCATCTGCCGCCGCTGCTGACCACGGCCGAGGGCGACACCCACTACCTCGAGACGGGCGCCGGACTGATGATCGGCGTGGACCCCGCGCACCAGCGCCCGACCGCCTTCGACGATCTGCCCGCCCACTCCACGGTGCTGCTGTACACCGATGGACTGATCGAGCGCCGCAGCGAATCCCTCGACCAGGGGCTCACCCGGCTGCGCCAGCACACCGCCGCGCTGTCCCGCGAGCCCCTGGACACCTTCTGCGACGAACTGCTCACCGGGCTGGCCGCCGACACCAGCGATGACGCCGCCCTGCTCGCGGTGCGTCCCGCCCCACCGGCCGACACCTGA
- a CDS encoding NmrA family NAD(P)-binding protein, which translates to MSADSAPVLVTGATGRQGGATARALLAAGVSVRALVRDPATDRARAIEALGADLVTGDLHDRASVIRAAEGVRAVFSVQMPAMTADSVDFDGEVTQGVNLVEGAKAAGVPQFVHTSVSGAGQHTETPGWAEGRWAWMEPTLGAKSAIQDRVRAAGFAHWTLLKPAFFMENFLPSMAYLFPRGIEGGLVSILRPETRLSLIAVRDIGRAAAAAIAAPERFSGVELELAGDYLPMTEIAEVLSRALGTPLSAPDMTEEEAIAAGMPAMGASHKWLNAVGQPARPEFARDLGIPLTSFEEWAREHLRPTA; encoded by the coding sequence ATGTCCGCAGATTCCGCACCCGTCCTGGTCACCGGCGCCACCGGCAGGCAGGGCGGGGCCACCGCCCGCGCACTGCTCGCGGCGGGCGTTTCCGTCCGCGCCCTGGTGCGCGACCCGGCCACCGACCGGGCCAGGGCCATCGAGGCACTCGGCGCCGACCTGGTCACCGGCGATCTCCACGACCGCGCATCCGTGATCCGGGCCGCCGAGGGGGTCCGCGCCGTCTTCTCCGTGCAGATGCCCGCCATGACCGCGGACAGCGTCGACTTCGACGGGGAGGTGACCCAGGGCGTCAACCTCGTCGAGGGCGCGAAGGCCGCCGGAGTGCCGCAGTTCGTGCACACGTCCGTCAGCGGCGCCGGCCAGCACACCGAAACCCCCGGCTGGGCCGAAGGCCGCTGGGCCTGGATGGAACCCACCCTGGGCGCGAAGAGCGCGATCCAGGACCGGGTCCGCGCGGCCGGCTTCGCCCACTGGACACTTCTCAAGCCGGCCTTCTTCATGGAGAACTTCCTCCCGTCCATGGCCTATCTGTTCCCGCGCGGCATCGAGGGCGGCCTGGTGAGCATCCTGCGTCCCGAGACCCGGCTGTCCCTCATCGCCGTGCGCGACATCGGCAGGGCGGCCGCCGCGGCCATCGCCGCGCCGGAGCGGTTCAGCGGGGTCGAGCTGGAGCTGGCGGGCGACTACCTGCCGATGACGGAGATCGCCGAGGTCCTCTCCCGCGCCCTGGGCACACCATTGTCCGCGCCGGACATGACCGAGGAGGAGGCCATCGCCGCCGGAATGCCCGCGATGGGCGCCTCGCACAAGTGGCTGAACGCGGTCGGCCAGCCGGCCCGCCCGGAATTCGCGAGGGACCTCGGCATCCCGCTCACCAGCTTCGAGGAATGGGCGCGGGAGCACCTGCGCCCCACGGCCTGA
- a CDS encoding sensor histidine kinase: MTNTGGGGPRPRDTWWREAAITATAFALCLLGGMVQDDGSRLSPPPAAAYVIAVVSCAVLPVRHRAPLAAMAVTTVSGVLAPSLGLLLSPLIVAPAVITAYSLIVRTERHAASAVSLTSAALLVAFAPLFGALSWQDASRMAAVAAFPLVAGVLGHSAQNRRAYLAAVEERARRAEESRDSEARRRVAEERVRIARELHDLVAHQITLANAQATVAAHLFDTRPEQTRKSLKELVETTGNALDELRATVGLLRQSGDTAAPAEPAPGLSRLPTLLESFRRAGLEVSVHQEGTARPLPPGVDLTAYRIIQEALTNVTKHAGTGSARVRLAWSRDRVTITVADDGVGARTAPTPSTGPSAATGPSTAAVPDRPSGYGLIGMRERATAVGGHLSAGRRPEGGFLVSTQLPLPPAKDTTRGTDGATTTAGRTADGATGDGRTGDGRTGDGEAGGAP, translated from the coding sequence ATGACGAACACGGGCGGCGGTGGCCCGCGACCACGCGACACATGGTGGCGGGAGGCAGCGATCACGGCGACGGCGTTCGCGCTGTGTCTGCTCGGCGGCATGGTGCAGGACGACGGCAGCAGGCTGTCACCGCCGCCTGCCGCCGCCTACGTCATCGCCGTGGTGTCCTGTGCCGTGCTGCCGGTGCGGCACAGGGCGCCCCTGGCCGCCATGGCGGTCACGACCGTGAGCGGGGTGCTGGCACCGTCCTTGGGCCTCCTGCTGAGCCCGCTCATCGTGGCCCCCGCCGTGATCACCGCCTACTCGCTCATCGTGCGCACCGAACGACACGCGGCGAGCGCGGTGTCGCTCACCTCCGCGGCGCTGCTGGTCGCCTTCGCCCCCTTGTTCGGGGCCCTCTCGTGGCAGGACGCGAGCAGGATGGCAGCGGTGGCGGCGTTCCCCCTGGTGGCCGGCGTACTCGGGCACTCGGCGCAGAACCGACGGGCCTACCTGGCGGCCGTGGAGGAGCGGGCCCGGCGGGCCGAGGAGAGCCGGGACAGCGAGGCGCGCCGGAGGGTGGCCGAGGAACGGGTGCGCATCGCCCGGGAACTGCACGACCTGGTGGCCCATCAGATCACCCTGGCCAACGCGCAGGCCACGGTCGCCGCCCACCTCTTCGACACCCGCCCGGAGCAGACCCGCAAGAGCCTGAAGGAACTCGTCGAGACCACCGGCAACGCGCTCGACGAACTGCGGGCCACGGTCGGTCTGCTGCGCCAGTCCGGGGACACGGCCGCGCCCGCCGAACCGGCGCCCGGCCTGTCCCGGCTTCCCACGCTCCTCGAGTCCTTCCGCCGCGCGGGCCTGGAGGTGTCGGTGCACCAGGAGGGCACGGCCAGGCCGCTGCCGCCGGGAGTGGACCTCACCGCCTACCGCATCATCCAGGAGGCCCTGACCAACGTGACCAAGCACGCCGGTACCGGTAGCGCCCGGGTGCGCCTCGCCTGGAGCCGCGATCGCGTGACCATCACCGTCGCCGACGACGGGGTCGGTGCCCGTACGGCGCCGACCCCGTCGACAGGACCGAGTGCGGCCACGGGACCGAGTACGGCCGCGGTGCCGGACCGTCCGTCCGGTTACGGTCTGATCGGGATGCGTGAACGCGCCACCGCGGTCGGGGGACACCTCTCCGCGGGCAGGCGCCCGGAGGGCGGCTTCCTCGTCTCCACCCAGCTGCCCCTCCCACCCGCCAAGGACACGACGCGCGGGACTGACGGAGCGACAACCACCGCGGGGCGGACGGCCGACGGGGCGACAGGCGACGGACGGACGGGCGACGGACGGACGGGCGACGGAGAGGCCGGGGGTGCGCCGTGA